The following are encoded in a window of Cyprinus carpio isolate SPL01 chromosome A13, ASM1834038v1, whole genome shotgun sequence genomic DNA:
- the gpatch11 gene encoding G patch domain-containing protein 11 produces the protein MADEDDDYMSDAFLKQIPDVRPGVPMVKREKEAMKKEALHKEKNAQNRQKSYKEQERESRETALQSSISSQNKGFALLQKMGYKAGQGLGKQGAGRVEPVPLNIKTDRGGIGMEELKKRKADEELQNYRRKVQMKQQGEKKSIEDFRVRKRTEREERQTQGDLRRSQRACEQLDSQKGITVPRDVWYWPEALKEEEEELVEEEAKAEGSDEEEELTHFDKLMFLTSYLRAVHFYCIWCGTAYNDEEDLSSNCPGDTAADHDD, from the exons atggcTGATGAAGACGATGATTACATGTCTGACGCCTTCCTAAAGCAAAT CCCAGATGTCCGGCCTGGCGTGCCGATGGTGAAGCGTGAGAAGGAAGCCATGAAAAAAGAGGCTCTTCATAAAGAGAAGAATGCACAGAACCGGCAGAAGAGCTACAAAGAGCAGGAGCGAGAGAGCCGGGAGACCGCGCTGCAGAGCTCCATCAGCAGCCAAAATAAAGGCTTCGCGTTACTGCAGAAGATGGGATATAAAGCAGGACAAGGCCTCGGGAAACAGG GTGCTGGACGTGTGGAGCCGGTTCCTCTGAACATCAAAACAG ACAGAGGCGGCATCGGAATGGAAGAACTCAAGAAGAGGAAAGCAGACGAGGAGCTTCAGAACTACAGGAGAAAAGTGCAAATGAAGCAACAGGGCGAAAAGAAATCAATAGAGGACTTCAG AGTGCGTAAGAGGACCGAAAGGGAAGAGCGTCAAACACAGGGCGACCTGAGGAGGAGCCAGCGGGCCTGCGAGCAGCTGGACAGCCAGAAG GGCATCACTGTTCCCAGAGACGTCTGGTACTGGCCTGAAGCGttgaaagaggaagaggaggagcttGTGGAGGAGGAAGCCAAAGCAGAGGGAAGTGATGAGGAGGAGGAACTCACA cattttgaCAAGCTGATGTTTCTCACCTCGTATCTGCGAGCGGTTCACTTCTACTGCATATGGTGTGGGACGGCATATAATG ATGAGGAGGATTTGAGCTCGAACTGTCCCGGTGACACGGCAGCAGACCACGACGACTAG